TGCCGAACCCATTCAAGGCAATGGCGGCATTATTACACCGCCTCAAGGTTACTTTAAGCGCCTCAAGGAAGTTCTCGCTCATTATGGAATCCTCTTGATTATGGATGAGGTTCAAACGGGATTTGGCCGGACAGGCCACTTGTTTGCCAGTGAATACTATGATATTGAACCTGATATCATGACGTTGGCCAAGGCGCTCGGCAATGGCGCACCCGTTGGCGCATTTATTGCACGTCCTGAAATCGCAGATGTATACACGCGCCCCGGCGCATCCACGCTTGGCGGCAATCCAGTCACCGCCAGTGCAGCTTTGGCAACATTGCAATACATTGCTGATAACACTCTTGTCGAACGCGCTGCCAAACTTGGCGCCAAACTGCGCCAAGGACTGCTCGAACTGCAAACAAAACACGCTCTGATCGGCGATGTCCGCGGTCTTGGGCTAATGCTCGGTGCAGAACTGATTCAGAGTGACGGAAGCCCCGCCAGCGCGCAAGCTGATCTGATTTTAGAGGAATTAAAGAACCGCGGCGTCTTAATCGGTAAAAACGGCCCCGACCGCAACGTCCTTGCTTTTCAACCTCCGCTCATTATCACAGAACAAGATATCGACACCTTATTAAACCATCTCTCAGACTTATTAATAAAACTCAACTGACGCGACATATTAAAAAACCCCCACGTTTAACGTGGGGGTTTAGCTTTATCCCTTAGCGAATCGCCTTAGTATAAGCAGGCACGGAATATGCGAATAGCTCTTTATTTATATCTACCTGATCCGGTGTATACACGAGTATCGTATCCGATACTCGCTGCACATTTCCGTTCGTCACATAACAAACACCATTAAGAAAGTCAATAATCGAGCGTTGAACCGATGGCTCTACACATTCAAAATTAATGACTAAGGCAGCTTTCGCTTTCAGCTGATCCGCATACAACTGCACATCATCATAGCGCTGTGGCGTGGCTACTAAAACCCTAAGCACAGACTGATCCTGAGTATGAACCTTCAAATGAGTTGCTTTCTTTGCGCGCAAAGCAGCCAATTCATTCGCTTCCGGCTCTTCTCTTGTTTCATGCTCCGGCACTTCGTCCATCGGCATTAAAAAGTTCGTTAACTTATCAATCAATCCGACTGCCACGTCTTTCGCCCTCCAAAGTCATAAAATGACTACTTTTGGTATGCATTCGCCAATCATTTCATTTTTCCTGCAAAAGCTCCAAAAATTCTTCGTTACTAAGCGTTTTTGCGCTCACGACCACGTTGATGCTTATCGAGCGTAGCTTTGCGCAAACGGATACTTTGCGGCGTTACTTCGACAAGTTCATCCTTATTGATGTATTCGAGAGCCTGTTCCAGCGACAGCAAGCGCGGAGCAACAAGACGCAACGCCTCATCGGTGCCGCTTGTACGCATGTTGGATACCTGCTTTTTCTTGCACGGATTTACATCCATGTCAATATCGCGTGTGCTTTCGCCAACAATCATTCCTTGGTATACCGGTTGTACCGGAGAAACGAACATAGTACCACGATCCTGCAAGCCATAAATACCATATGCGCAGGTTTCACCTTGTTCAGACGCTACCAACACGCCGCGCGTGCGGCCTTGGATTGCGCCCTTGAACGGTGCATAGCCATGGAAAACATGGTTCATGATACCCGTTCCTTTAGTATTCGTCAGGAATTCCGAACGGAAACCGATTAAGCCGCGCGCCGGAATGATAAATTCCATACGCAAATACCCAGCCAGTTCAATCATATTGATCAATTCCGCTTTGCGCACACCCAGCGCTTCCATAACCGCGCCCATAAACTCTTGCGGCACGTCAATCGTCAGATGCTCGAGCGGTTCATTACGTTCGCCGTCGATCATCTTATAAACAACCTCCGGTTTACCGACTTGGAATTCAAAGCCCTCACGACGCATCGTTTCAATCAGGATCGACAGATGCAACTCACCACGGCCTGAAACTTCAAATGAATCGGCACTGTCAGTCTCGGAAACACGCAAACTGACGTTCGTTTCCACTTCTTTGAAGAGACGGTTGCGCAAATGGCGCGACGTAACGAAGTCGCCTTCCGTACCTGCAAACGGACTCGTGTTGACGCTGAAAACCATCGACAGCGTCGGCTCATCGATATGAATCGACGGCAGAGCTTCCGGTTGCAGCGGATCGGCAATGGTATCACCGATGCTGACATCCGCCAAGCCCGTCAAGGCGATGATGTCGCCTGCTTTAGCCGATTCAGTCTCTACGCGTTTCAAACCTTCATAGGTATAGAGGCGACCGAGTTTCCCCTTCGCCTGGACTTCGCCTTTAATCGTAACGACTTGTTGTCCCGCATTGATTGTACCACGCATAATACGTCCCAGGGCTACACGGCCTACATAATCGTCATATTCCAGTGTAGTGACCATCATTTGCAAAGCTCCGTCCTCGTCGCATTCCGGCGCCGGGATTTCTTCCAGCAAAACTTTGAAGATCGGCTCTAAGTTGACTGCCTCATCCTTCATATCCATTTTTGCAACGCCAGCACGGGCAGCCGCATAAATAACAGGGAACTCGAGTTGCTCGTCGTCCGCTCCCAGCTCAATAAACAGCTCTAAAACTTCATCGACAACTTCGATAGCTCTTTCATCCGGACGGTCGATCTTATTAACAACAACAACAACCTTTAATTTCTGTTCAAGAGCCTTGCGCAAAACGTATTTTGTCTGCGGCATTGGCCCTTCAAACGCGTCTACCAGCAATAGCGCACCGTCTACCATATTCAGAACGCGCTCCACTTCGCCGCCGAAGTCAGCATGTCCCGGGGTGTCAACAATGTTGATTTTCACGCCTTCATGCATGATTGCGGTATTTTTTGCCAAAATCGTGATGCCGCGTTCGCGTTCCAGGTCGTTTGAGTCCATAACCCGTTCCGTCAATTGTTCATTCGCTCTAAAAACATTACTCTGGCGAAGCATGGCATCCACCAATGTAGTTTTACCATGATCAACGTGAGCAATAATCGCTATATTTCTTAGGTCCTGACGTTTCATCCTTCATCCTCCAAGCCAAATTAAAGAAAGGATGCTTCTCGGCATCCTCTCCGTCTATGCATAAAGCTACTATAGTATAAGGCACTCGCCCTGTCAATAGCTAGTATCAAACTGCGTTCAAAGTTTTTCGCATATAACTCTGCAATTTTTCCAGTCGCCGTAGAATTTCCGGCATTTTTTGTTTATCAGAGGCAACCGCCTGCTCTAATTGGCGACGGTATTGCTGATACTCCCGTTCCACCGTTTCAAGATATTCTTGCAATTGGCGCTGTGCAGGATCAAGAACGACGATGCCGCTTTCTTCAATTTCCCAGTTTCGTCCTGCAATATGGGCTGCATCAGAAAAATGTGGAATATAAGTCTGCATGGCCAATTTTTCTTTAAGCAATAGCGCAAACGGCTCAGCCATATCCACTTCACCATGCACCAAAAAGACGCAAGCCGGTTTGCCTTCAAAATTCCCTAACCACTCGAGCAATTGTCCCTGATCCGCATGGGCGGAAAACCCGTCGAGGTTATGCACCTCCGCTTTCACGCTGATTTCCTCACCTAACAGCTTGACTTTTTTCGCACCTTCTATCAGTCGACGCCCCAAGCTGCCTTGCGCTTGGTAACCGACAAACAACACACTTGATTCCGGACGCCACAGATTATGTTTTAAATGGTGCAGAATTCGTCCGGCATCCGCCATTCCGCTAGCAGAAATGATGATTGCGGATTCGTTGAGATCATTCAGCGCCTTCGATTCATCTGAAGTCTTGGTAAAGCGTAATTTAGGCAAATACAAAGGACTTTCCTGGTCTTCACGCATCATACCGAGTGCCTCAGAATCATAATCTTGAATATTATGCATGAATATATCTGTCGCCGATATTGCCAACGGACTATCGATCACAACTGGTAAATCTGGAATCTTACCTGCTTTGAGAAGCTTGTGCAGATAATATAAAATCGTTTGGGTACGTCCTACTGCAAAAGACGGGATAATAATATTGCCGCCCCGCGCCGCTGTCTCTTTGATAATTTTCCCCAACGCTTCCTCTTTGTCATAATGGCTATGACGACGATTTCCATATGTCGATTCGACAATGACGTAATCCGCTTCCGTCAATACTGTCGGGTTTTTGATCAAAGGTTGATTGGACTGTCCTAAATCTCCGGAAAAAACCAGTTTCGTGCTCTTGCCATCTTCCGTCACTGTAACCTCCAGCAAAGACGAACCTAAGATATGTCCGGCATCAAAAAATTTCACGCTAACCTTATCTGACAGTACGACCTCCGTCGCGTAGGCAACCGAAGAAAATTGCTGCAAGCAAAGGTAGGCATCGTCAATTGTGTATAACGGCTCCATTGCTACCCGCCCCGCCCGAACGCCTTTACGATTAAAAATCTCTGCATCAAATTCTTGAATATGGGCGCTGTCCGGCAAAAGAATACTGCATAACTCTCCGGTAACCTTTGTCGCATAAATAGGCCCCTTGAAGCCGGAATTGCACAATTTAGGCAACAAGCCACTATGATCAATATGCGCATGCGTTAACAATACACAATCTAATTCACCCGGGTTAAAGACAAAATCGCGTTGATTCAAAGCAACAACGGCTTTTGATCCCTGAAACATGCCACAATCGATCAAGATTTTTTGACTGCCCACTTCCAACAGGTATGAGGATCCCGTGACCATTCTGGCGGCTCCTAAAAATGTTAACTGCATAATGTTTCTCCTCTATCCATAAGATAAATGACTGCATGCGTTACTCTTTCGATACCAATTCGCCAAAACGCGCTAAATTCCTTCAATTCCGACTATTTCATCTTGCAGCAATTCTTGCTTTCGCATCACATAAGTTTATCGATTACGTTATTTCACTCATTTTTCATTATGACATAAAACAGGAACCCTATTTCTATTTGGGTTCCTGTTCCTATCCGCTTTATTCATCTCCGATAATGCGCACTTCCGGATGCAACATCACACCAGCATGTTCAAAAACACGATGCTGCACCTCTTTAATTAGCGCCTGCACATCAGCTGCGGTTGCGCCGCCGGCATTCACGACAAAACCGGCATGTTTCGTTGACACTTCCGCGCCGCCGTAACGAAGGCCCTTCAGGCCGGCTGCTTCAATCAAAGTACCGGCAAAATGACCTTCCGGACGTTTAAATGTGCTTCCTGCACTCGGCATTTCAAGCGGTTGTTTACTCTCTCTCTTTTCGGTAAACTCCCCCATCTGCGCCAAAATCATTTCTTCCTGACCATCCGCCAGCCCTAATTCCACTTCACAGATGATCGCATGACTCTCTTGAAAGACACTATGCCGATAAGAAAATTTCAATTCCGGTCGCGACAGTTTTTGAATTTCGCCAGTTAACGTAACGGCGGTTACACTTTCGACCACTGCACTAATTTCCCCATTATAGGCGCCTGCATTCATAAACACGGCTCCTCCAACGCTACCGGGAATACCAACCGAAAATTCCATACCGGTCATTTTTTCTTGCGCAGCAAAGCGAGCCAAGTCCCCAAGGCCGGTGCCAGCTCCTGCAATCAGAACATTTCCCTGGCGTCGTATTTGAGCCATTTCATCACCAAATTTCAAGACCAGTCCGCGAATCCCCTTATCGCGCACTAAAATATTCGAGCCATTCCCAAGAACTGTGATTTTCATCGCATAGGCGGCCGCAATGCGCACCAGCGCCGCCACTTCTGCTACCGAAATCGGAAAAGCCAACACGTCTGCCGGACCGCCGATTTTAAACGTTGTATACTCTGCCAGCGGCGCTTCATATGCAATGCGCTCACTTGCGATAACTGCTTCAAAGTCATTTTTCATCTTATTTTTTATCAAAAAAATCCATTCCTTCGGCAACCGAATCGCCTAAAATTTTATACACATCCGCAACTACCCGCTGCAGCGTCATATACGCTTGCATAAAAGATGCCGCCTTGCTGTTTAATAAAATGAGCTGATACATTTGTTGGATTTTTTCCGCTTTTTCTTTATCTTCAGGCTTTCCAGCCATCATCTCATATTCCAATTCCATATGTTTCGAGATAAAATTCTTTACCATCTCTTTTGCATTCGAATCCGATTCGATCTCATTTTTAGCCGCTTGAAACGTTTTAAACTCCTGCGAATCTTTGATTGCTTTTACTAATTCATGCGTCTTGTCATAAATGTTCACTTTATAGCCCTCCAAATTAAATATTACACATCATAACACTCTTTTATCTCTGTTAGTAAAGGTTACTCTTTAACATCCAGAAAATCCGGTCTGCCGCAACGCTTCATAAAGAACGATCGCCACCGAATTTGACAAATTCAAAGATCGAGCGCCCTTTCGCATTGGAATTGTGATGCACCGCTCACTGTTTTCTGCAAGCAACGTCTCCGGCAATCCGGCCGTCTCTTTCCCAAACACCAAAACATCATCCGCCTTATAGGCAATCTGACTATATGAACGAGTCGTTTTCGTTGTACCGTAATAAAAGGTGTGCCCCGCCAATTCAGCCTCTACAGAAGCAAAATCCTCATGGCAAACGACATCGACTAAATGCCAGTAATCCAGTCCGGCTCTCTTAAGATACCTGTCTTCCAAAGAAAATCCCAGTGGTTTAACCAAATGCAGCCGACTCGCCGTAGCAGCGCAAAGGCGTGCAATATTTCCCGTATTGCCTGGAATCTCGGGCTCCACTAACACGATATGCATGGCACTCTCCTTTTCTCTTACTTACACTACTCTATACTATACAAAAATGTCCTCGGCTTGGCAAATCGATATTTAATGACAAAACAAAAACAGATCTCTTTCATGCTTGAAAGGATCTGTTTTTTATCCCTCGATTAACCGTGGATCAACTGCGGCAGACATTTCACACAAACCCAGGTACTGTCACCGTTCGTCTTAACCGGCAACAAGGGTTGTATCATTTCCGAATTACCGCACCAATGGCAACTCATGATATGCGGCGCAAGCCCCTCCTTCACAAGTGAAGCTTTGTGCTCTTTAACTGCCTCTTCATCAAAATTTTCCGTTTCACGCTCTTCGAGCGTAAGTGCGCCAGTCGGACATACGCCGAGGCAAAAACCTGCACCATCACATAATTCTTCCCGTAACACCTTCGCTTTTCCATTCTCCAGCGTGATTGCCCCTTCGGCACACGGTGAAACGCATTGGCCACAGCCATTACAAAGCATTTCATCAATCTTAACAATTTTGCGTTTTATTTTCATGCTTCTTCCTCATCTCTTTTCTTCTTACTTTAACAAATTTGTTATATGTAATCTATGATGTATGTCACATGCAACAAACGGGCTCGCACCGTTTCTTATCAATGCAAACCCGTTCTTCTCACTTCGCGCAAATAAGCATCATCGCCATATCCGTTTTCGCTTTTTTATCCGAGCCATTTCCGAACAATTGGAAGATCGTTTCAAAAAATTCTGTTGGCCGTTCAGCAATCAGATGCTTTCGATTAATTACGCAGCGCGACAATTCTTCATACACCTCATCCGCTCCTGCATGGTCCAGTTTATTCTCCAACAGACCCTCGGTATAGGTCACGACAAGATCGCCCGCTGCAATCGGCAATTGATGCAGTTCATATTCTTCGTCTTCAATCATACCTATGCTGTGGCTGCTTTCTTGCAAAATATGGGCCACATCTTTCTCTGCTTGATAAAATACCGGATAGGATTGTCCTGCATTTGAATACCATAATGTATTATCTTTGATGAGACCGACAAATGCAGTCAGGCAATAATTACTCTTCGTTAGATTGCAAAAGACATTATTGATATGACGCAGTACATCATTCGGATATTGAAACTGCTGCACACAATGTTGAAATTCCACTTTCAGCATGGAAGACAACATGGCCGCCGCCACACCATAGCCTGAAACGTCCGCCATAATAAACCAAAGGCTCTCACCGGATTCAACGCAATCATAGAAATCCCCCCCCACCTCATGGCAGGGAATAAATTTTCCGTACATGTCGGCAACCGTAAAGCTTTGCCTTTCTTTCAACAATGACTGCTGAAACACATTTGCAAGCAGCATTTCAAGACTCATTTTTTCATTCAGCGCTTGAATCGTCTTTTGTTGTTCATATAGTTGAATAGCATTTTTAACCTTCATCGGCAAAATTACATTCATCTGCTTCGGTTTTAAAGGCTTTGTAAAATAATCATACGCGCCGAGAGCCAGCGCTTCACTAATACTGTCGATTTCGTCCATAGCCGAATATACAATGACAGGGATGTCCTTCAAACGATGATCCTGACGCATCTCCCTCAGGACATCAAAGCCATTTTTTTCCGGCATCATTAAATCAAGTATCACCAAGCTTATTTCTTCGCTTTCCATCACTTCCAGAGCCTGAACGCCATTTACAGCATCAGTAAATATGACATCTTCCATATCCTTTAACGCTGCTTTCAGTACAGTACGATTAAAGGCCACATCATCGACTACCAATATAGTGTAAGCCATGCGAACACCCCAATTTCTTAAATTTATCGTATTATATTTCATTTATTTTCACTGCTTATATCATACTACATTGCAAGGTTATTTTCCTCTTTATTTAGCATCATTTTCCGTTTTGTTCCAAAAATACGACTTCCTCGCATCCATCGCCCGCACAATATTTCTTGCATTTGCATTTCATTTTCCGTAATATTAAAGCATCAACGTAAACCATTATTATTTTTAAGTTAACGAGAGGTGTTCTCTTTGCATATCACATATTTACAAGGCTGGTCCTTTAATTCCGACATTTGGCCGGATTACTGCCACACGCCAAATGCTCATTTTCCACTTCATCACCCTTGGCCTGATAATTACTCCCTAGATAAACTCCTACGTTTTCTTGCATTGCACAACAAAAAAACAGTGTTAGTCGGTTGGTCACTCGGCGGCATGCTGGCACTAGAAACAGCGTTTCGCCACCCCAATAATGTAGCCGGTCTCATCTTGGTCGGAACCACGCCTCGCTTTTTAACTGCACCAGATTTTCCTCACGGCCAATCAGCAGGCGCACTGCGCCAACTCAAACGCCAAGTATTGCGCACCCCATCTACTGCCATAGCCAGCTTTCGTAGACAAATCGATTCAGACGCTTTTTCTATGTTAGCGGACGAACCATCACCGCTCGAACTTGAATCACATCTCTTGGGTCTTGATTATTTAGCAGCAACTGATCTTCGTCCTCTCTTAGGACAAATCACCCTCCCCTGTCACATCATCCACGGAACGCAGGATCAAATTTGCCCCTATAGGGCCGCTGTTTATCTTGCCGCACAACTGCCAGGCGCGAGATTGCACGCATTCTCCGAGTCCGGCCATGCACCATTTTTAAACGAGAAAAATAAATTTCAAATCTTGCTCGAATCCATTTTTCGACAATTCGAAGGGAGTAATAGTCATGTTGGATAAAGAAAAAATTTTGCATAGTTTCAGCCGCGCCGCAACAACTTACGAAGAAAATGCCGTCGTCCAAAAAAAAATGGCCCACCTACTCCTCCAGCAAACACAAAAGGTTAGCCGCTCTTTTTCACATATTCTAGAGATCGGCTGCGGCACCGGCTATCTGACCCGTCTATTGTCGAAATCCTTTCCTAGCGCTGACATTGTAGCGACCGACATTTCAGAAACCATGCTCACTCAGGCTTCAATCCTACAAACAGGCAAAAATGTTCGATTCGAAAGACAAGACGGTGAAAACCTCTCTCTCAACACTAAATTTGACTTAATCATTTCCAATGCAGCTTTCCAGTGGTTCAACAATTACGACGCGGCTTTTTCCGGATTTTTCCGTCACTTGACCTCTGAAGGTCTCTTGTTGTATGCGACTTTCGGACCGGAAACATTTTATGAGTTGCATACCTCTTTCAATCAGGCACGCCATAGTCTTACTCTGCCGTCTGACATTCGTCATGGCCCGCCCTTCGCTTCCTCTGCATCGCTGGCCGACTATGCTTCTAACAACGGACTCTTCTGCCATCACAGGGAAAAAACCGAACTGCTTTATTACCCTTCTGTCCGTTCTTTTCTCTCTTCAATAAAAAAAGTCGGCGCTAATCATACGCCGACCTCAGTTAGTAATAACTTTAATCGAAAACTTCTTCCAACGATGATATCGCATTACGAACAACTCTTTTGCACAGAAGATGGTTTAATCCCTGCAACATATCATCTTGTTTTTGGTCAAGCCCAAAAGCAGGCTCCGGCCTCAGGCACCGCCGCTCAGTGCGGATAATTATGGAAAACCAAGCTCCGATATGCTATCATTGTGACAGTGTGCTACATTCATAACGATATGATAAAAGGAGCCTCCATGAGGAAATATATATCTATCATCTTATTTCTATTACTCGCCCTATATGCATTTGAGTTATCTTCGGCTAGCCGCTTCGGCACTTATGCTCCAGTCATAGCCGTCGAACGTCTTCAAAACCGTCTGTGCTTTTCCTGGTCCAAACCCTCTTATCCCGCCTATTATGAGGTGGAAGTCTTCAGCGGTTCACGTGAACACTGGCAGTTGCTGCCATCTGATGCTACGCGCATCACCCGGTATCGTACGCTGTCAAACAATATCCAACTTGACAACTCATTTCCTGAGAGCGCTTTTATCCGCGTATCGGCGCATAGTTTGCTGCATCACCCACTCGGTACTTATTCGGAACCAGTCGCATTCTCCAGCTTAAGGCAGGCAAACCTCAAGCCCGCCCCGACCTTGCACTATCCAGCCTCGGCACCGGCGCCTTCGACTGCTATGTTAAGCTGGAGCCCCGTTGCTGGCGCGGTTTATTATGAGTTTGAACTTCTTTCTGCCCTGCCGGAAAATCCAAACGGTACAGAGCACTCCCGTTTTCAACTACTTGTTACACGCGATGTTTTTTCAAACGGTCACAGTCTCGATATCTCGCGTTTCTTTCGCGATAAGGTCTATTGGCGTGCTCGCGGCCTTGACTTCAACGGTAATCCAATTGGTGTTTTTTCTGATGCAGAAGAAATTTATATCGATAATTTGCAACCATTTTTACTGCGTCCGCTATCAAACACCGGCTATGCCGCCGCCAATTTGCCCGTGCCGATTTACCCGGTTTATGAGTGGATCCCCATACCGGGCGCTACACAGTATGAAGTCGAATTGACTGACCACCCTCCAGAAAACCCGAATGGCACTTATCCTTCGGAACATCGCATCTGGACATCCATCGTACAAAGTCGCTATGACTGTTATGATGAAAACCCCCGGATTTCACCTGGAACTTATTATTGGCGCGTCCGCGGTTTAGATGAAAACGGGCATGCCGTTGGCGTTTATTCTGATGCCGAAGCTTACACGGTCGATTTTCAAAGCGGTCGCTATGCAGCAACCTTTGGCGACAGCATTACACATGGCGGCGGAGCAGTTTCCTATTCTCCGGCCGATATGGAATACAGCTTTCAAAAATATCTTTCCTTTCCCGCTCTTAACTTAGGTAAAAGCGGTGATACCAGCGAGACGATGCTCTATCGCTTTGAGCATGACGTACTGCCCTTTCATCCGCAATTTTTACTCATCATGGGCGGGACCAATAGCCTGCGCGGTGGTGTTCCCGCAGAGGAAGTCATCCATGATTTAGCAACCATTCGCGACAAATGCATTCGCAATGGCATCCGCCCTATCTTCCTCACGCTCCCTCCGATCAACCCGGATGCGATCGCCCGCGTTTTTCAAGAAGAAACATCACCCGAATGGAAAGAACAGTTTGCACTGGTCAATGCATTTCTACGCCAACAGCGTTATGTAATAGACATTGCACCATTCTTCATGAACGCAGATGGCGATCTACCACCGCATTTTGCAGTCGATGGTTTGCACATGGATTTAGAAGGGAAAAAGTTAATGGGACAATTGATTAACGCTAATTGGTCAAGAGTGACTCGCTAACAAGTTGATCCCGCTTTTGTTTTGCATTGCTGAAGAACTGATGAATTTCGTTTCGATCCTGACGCTGGATGGCATAAATCATGTCATCCAGCTTTTGTTTTAAATTTTCCAGCGAATCAACAA
The sequence above is drawn from the Azotosporobacter soli genome and encodes:
- the bioC gene encoding malonyl-ACP O-methyltransferase BioC yields the protein MLDKEKILHSFSRAATTYEENAVVQKKMAHLLLQQTQKVSRSFSHILEIGCGTGYLTRLLSKSFPSADIVATDISETMLTQASILQTGKNVRFERQDGENLSLNTKFDLIISNAAFQWFNNYDAAFSGFFRHLTSEGLLLYATFGPETFYELHTSFNQARHSLTLPSDIRHGPPFASSASLADYASNNGLFCHHREKTELLYYPSVRSFLSSIKKVGANHTPTSVSNNFNRKLLPTMISHYEQLFCTEDGLIPATYHLVFGQAQKQAPASGTAAQCG
- a CDS encoding SGNH/GDSL hydrolase family protein — protein: MRKYISIILFLLLALYAFELSSASRFGTYAPVIAVERLQNRLCFSWSKPSYPAYYEVEVFSGSREHWQLLPSDATRITRYRTLSNNIQLDNSFPESAFIRVSAHSLLHHPLGTYSEPVAFSSLRQANLKPAPTLHYPASAPAPSTAMLSWSPVAGAVYYEFELLSALPENPNGTEHSRFQLLVTRDVFSNGHSLDISRFFRDKVYWRARGLDFNGNPIGVFSDAEEIYIDNLQPFLLRPLSNTGYAAANLPVPIYPVYEWIPIPGATQYEVELTDHPPENPNGTYPSEHRIWTSIVQSRYDCYDENPRISPGTYYWRVRGLDENGHAVGVYSDAEAYTVDFQSGRYAATFGDSITHGGGAVSYSPADMEYSFQKYLSFPALNLGKSGDTSETMLYRFEHDVLPFHPQFLLIMGGTNSLRGGVPAEEVIHDLATIRDKCIRNGIRPIFLTLPPINPDAIARVFQEETSPEWKEQFALVNAFLRQQRYVIDIAPFFMNADGDLPPHFAVDGLHMDLEGKKLMGQLINANWSRVTR